From the Alloalcanivorax dieselolei B5 genome, one window contains:
- a CDS encoding methyltransferase domain-containing protein: MRDDVQDYYGKHLSGSGDLQTNACCDQTPPDHLKPLLARLHDEVISRYYGCGLVAPAALSGARILDLGCGSGRDVYLLSALVGEQGSVVGVDMTGEQLDVARRHQDFHRDQFGHGHSNVAFFEGYIEELDQLDLQPGSFDVVVSNCVINLSTDKAKVISDVKRLLKPGGEFYFSDVYSDRRVPESLTRDPVLYGECLSGALYWNDFLNLSKDCGFADPRLVESRRLTIDNPAIEARLGDIRFYSATYRLFNLDGLEPACEDYGQAVVYKGTVDEQPHGFMLDGHHYLPTGKVFPVCGNTWRMLAESRFHSHFDYIGDFSTHYGIFQDCGVSLPFEDTQSSSSGGSCC; the protein is encoded by the coding sequence ATGAGAGACGACGTTCAGGACTATTACGGTAAACACCTTTCCGGCAGTGGCGACCTGCAAACCAACGCGTGCTGCGACCAGACACCTCCGGACCACTTAAAACCGCTGCTGGCGCGCCTCCATGACGAGGTGATCAGCCGTTACTACGGCTGCGGCCTGGTGGCACCGGCGGCTTTGAGCGGCGCCCGGATCCTGGATCTGGGCTGCGGCTCCGGCCGTGATGTCTACCTGCTTTCCGCCCTGGTGGGCGAGCAGGGCTCGGTGGTGGGCGTGGACATGACCGGGGAACAGTTGGACGTCGCCCGCCGCCATCAGGATTTTCACCGCGATCAATTTGGCCACGGCCACAGTAACGTTGCCTTTTTTGAGGGCTACATCGAGGAACTGGATCAACTGGATCTGCAGCCGGGCAGTTTCGACGTGGTGGTCTCCAACTGCGTGATCAACCTCAGTACCGACAAGGCCAAGGTGATCTCGGACGTCAAACGTTTGTTGAAACCCGGCGGCGAGTTTTATTTCTCGGATGTGTACTCGGATCGGCGAGTGCCGGAGTCGCTCACCCGGGACCCGGTGCTCTATGGTGAATGCCTGTCGGGCGCCCTCTACTGGAATGATTTTCTCAATCTGAGCAAGGACTGTGGTTTTGCCGATCCCAGGCTGGTGGAGTCGCGCCGCCTGACCATCGACAACCCGGCCATCGAAGCCAGGCTCGGTGACATCCGCTTTTACTCAGCCACCTACCGTCTGTTCAATCTCGACGGTCTGGAACCCGCCTGTGAGGATTATGGCCAGGCGGTGGTCTACAAGGGCACGGTGGACGAGCAGCCCCACGGCTTCATGCTGGACGGGCACCATTACCTGCCCACCGGCAAGGTCTTTCCCGTATGCGGCAACACTTGGCGTATGCTGGCGGAAAGCCGATTCCATTCCCACTTCGACTACATCGGCGATTTCAGTACCCACTACGGCATTTTTCAGGACTGCGGCGTGAGCCTGCCGTTCGAAGACACGCAAAGTTCCTCCAGCGGCGGAAGCTGCTGTTGA
- a CDS encoding sigma-70 family RNA polymerase sigma factor — protein sequence MSDPSLETLYRHHHNWLRAVLYRRSGCSELAADLAQDTFARLLRREDDIVDIREPRAFLGRIANGLLANYWRRKAIEQAYLETLQQQPEPVAISPETRYLVIETLYRIDVLLDALPTKVRRAFLMSRLDGMRYVDIATRLAVSERTVRNYMEQAMFHCLKADPGLLP from the coding sequence ATGTCCGATCCGTCACTGGAGACGCTTTACCGGCACCATCATAACTGGCTGCGAGCGGTGTTGTACCGGCGTTCGGGTTGCTCCGAACTGGCCGCGGATCTGGCCCAGGATACCTTCGCGAGGCTGTTGCGCCGTGAAGACGACATCGTCGATATCCGCGAACCGAGAGCTTTTCTCGGGCGTATCGCCAACGGGTTGCTGGCTAATTACTGGCGTCGCAAGGCCATCGAGCAGGCCTATCTGGAGACGCTCCAGCAGCAGCCGGAACCCGTCGCGATATCGCCGGAAACCCGCTACCTGGTGATCGAGACCCTCTACCGCATTGATGTGCTGCTGGATGCGCTGCCCACCAAGGTACGGCGGGCTTTTCTAATGTCCCGCCTGGATGGCATGCGCTATGTCGATATCGCCACCCGGCTGGCAGTGTCGGAAAGGACAGTGCGTAACTACATGGAGCAAGCCATGTTCCATTGCCTGAAGGCGGATCCGGGGCTACTGCCGTGA
- a CDS encoding FecR domain-containing protein, translated as MSTPEISDEALEQAARWFALLGADNVSEEDRAHWRQWLNASAGNQRAWDRVGRIDRAFHAMPVKSAGDILSDAGRRRRRLLRGLGGGLLLAPLGWWGWRQLPAGLGWADLRTAVGEIREVTLPDGSRLWLNTHSAVSLDFSAADRQLHLWAGELYLQTARDVRPMRVTTALGSAAPLGTAFGVRLTEENLRVRVDRGRVAVNAAVGDAGEWLVEAGQGVVVDGEGRLERIRPSAEENAWRDRLLVANGRRLGDFLDELARYRHGVLRYDPSVADLKLSGGFPLDDTDRILQVLEATLPVKVTRLTPWWVKVESASR; from the coding sequence GTGAGTACCCCGGAGATTTCCGACGAGGCTCTGGAGCAGGCCGCCCGCTGGTTCGCCCTCCTTGGTGCCGATAACGTCAGCGAAGAGGACCGGGCGCACTGGCGCCAGTGGCTCAACGCCAGCGCCGGCAACCAAAGGGCCTGGGACAGGGTGGGGCGAATCGACCGCGCCTTTCACGCCATGCCGGTAAAGTCCGCCGGTGACATCCTGAGCGATGCCGGGCGTCGCCGACGGCGCCTGTTGCGCGGCCTGGGCGGCGGGCTGTTGCTGGCACCACTGGGATGGTGGGGCTGGCGGCAGCTGCCCGCCGGTTTGGGGTGGGCGGACCTGCGCACCGCGGTGGGGGAAATCCGCGAAGTGACGCTACCCGATGGCAGCCGGCTGTGGCTGAACACGCACAGCGCGGTGTCTCTCGATTTCAGCGCGGCTGACCGCCAATTGCACCTGTGGGCCGGTGAGCTGTATCTGCAGACCGCCCGGGATGTCCGGCCCATGCGAGTCACCACCGCCCTGGGCTCGGCGGCGCCGTTGGGCACCGCTTTCGGTGTGCGCCTCACCGAAGAGAATCTTCGGGTGCGGGTCGACCGTGGCCGGGTGGCGGTGAACGCCGCCGTTGGTGACGCCGGGGAGTGGCTGGTGGAAGCCGGGCAGGGCGTTGTCGTCGATGGCGAGGGGCGCCTGGAGCGCATACGCCCATCGGCGGAAGAGAACGCCTGGCGTGACAGGCTGCTGGTGGCCAATGGCCGGCGCCTGGGGGACTTCCTCGATGAGCTGGCCCGTTACCGGCACGGGGTGCTCCGCTATGACCCGAGCGTGGCGGATCTGAAACTGAGTGGCGGTTTTCCGCTGGACGACACGGATCGCATTCTCCAGGTGCTGGAAGCGACCCTGCCGGTGAAGGTGACACGCCTGACGCCCTGGTGGGTCAAGGTCGAATCCGCGTCACGCTGA
- a CDS encoding TonB-dependent receptor domain-containing protein, with product MLFRLRRQPLVLALSLLLLPCLVERPVWAQEAPTVAPVTDKQNYDIAAGPLAEGLAGFAAQSGWIVSANAAMTKGHHTQGVRGAYTRQQALERLLAGSGLGWRRVDERSVVLTAAAAPAVLEPVTVTASRSQAQLGKTPQKVTVITREQIEEQMAMTSDQSLVLSSLIPSYAPSRQKLTNYGETFRGRKPLFLIDGVPQSNPLRDSSRESYTIDLAMVDRIEVIHGASAEHGLGATGGIINFVTRRPQGDDVRQHFATNISAPTDFESDGVSYMGSYRVEGIAGNWDYLAGVTYHSRGLFHDAKGNPVGIDRSQGDIMDSQGHDVMVKIGYWFDDNQNLQFTANRFFLESNHDYMTVDGNRSIGRPTTSVKGDPGGKPPRNEVLTTSLNYHHRDFLGNDVQAQVYTQRFRARYGGGVFSVFQDPDIDPGNNLYDQSQNEADKIGGKFTLNRDGLFDGRVKLTAGFDVIQDETSQIMVLTHREWVPETRFRNIAPFLQGLWRVNDRLSAQAGVRYEYAELDVDDFTTLASYGGARVPGGKPSYDETLYNAGLTYQITDGWQLFASYAEGFGLPDVGRVLREIDDPDTDIEKFLDLRPIITENREIGLRFHQHPVDFEVSYYQSDSDLGQRLEQNPDGFTKVRREKTEIDGLEASVGWQVLEKHRLGASYAKVRGRYDSNEDGHVDTKLDGRNVAPDRLTLRWQANWTGKLRSQIQGTHYFSRHFDEPEKRFEGYNLVDLSVIYQLPKGQLSGGVENLFNEDYFTYYSQSGTTTDTQYFKGRGRVVTVGYSLNF from the coding sequence ATGCTTTTCAGGCTTCGCCGCCAGCCCTTGGTGCTGGCACTTTCCCTCCTTTTGCTGCCCTGCCTGGTGGAACGCCCGGTATGGGCCCAGGAGGCACCGACCGTCGCGCCGGTAACTGATAAGCAAAACTATGACATTGCCGCCGGCCCTCTGGCAGAAGGGCTTGCCGGTTTCGCCGCTCAATCCGGCTGGATCGTCTCCGCCAACGCCGCGATGACGAAAGGCCACCATACCCAAGGGGTGCGGGGGGCCTACACCCGGCAACAGGCGCTGGAGCGACTGCTGGCTGGAAGCGGTCTTGGCTGGCGGCGGGTGGATGAGCGCTCGGTGGTGCTGACGGCAGCGGCGGCTCCGGCGGTTCTGGAACCGGTGACCGTTACCGCCAGCCGGTCGCAAGCGCAATTGGGGAAAACACCGCAGAAGGTCACCGTCATCACCCGGGAGCAGATCGAGGAACAGATGGCCATGACCAGCGACCAGTCCCTGGTGCTGAGCAGCCTGATTCCGTCCTATGCGCCGAGCCGGCAAAAGCTGACCAACTACGGTGAAACCTTTCGTGGCCGCAAGCCGCTGTTCCTGATTGACGGCGTGCCGCAATCGAACCCGCTGAGAGACAGCAGCCGGGAAAGCTACACCATCGATCTGGCCATGGTGGACCGTATCGAAGTCATCCACGGTGCCAGCGCCGAGCACGGTTTGGGCGCCACCGGCGGTATCATCAATTTCGTCACCCGGCGTCCGCAAGGCGACGATGTCCGCCAACACTTCGCCACCAACATCAGCGCCCCCACCGACTTCGAGTCCGACGGTGTCAGCTACATGGGCAGCTATCGGGTGGAAGGCATCGCCGGTAACTGGGATTACCTCGCCGGCGTCACCTATCACTCCCGTGGTCTGTTCCATGACGCCAAGGGGAACCCGGTGGGCATCGATCGGAGCCAGGGCGATATCATGGATTCCCAGGGCCATGATGTGATGGTGAAAATCGGCTACTGGTTCGATGACAATCAGAATCTGCAATTCACCGCCAACCGCTTTTTTCTCGAAAGCAACCACGACTACATGACCGTGGATGGCAATCGCTCCATCGGCAGGCCCACCACCTCGGTCAAGGGCGATCCCGGCGGCAAGCCGCCCCGCAACGAAGTGCTGACCACCAGTCTCAACTATCATCACCGTGATTTTCTGGGCAACGACGTGCAGGCCCAGGTGTATACGCAACGGTTCCGGGCCCGGTACGGTGGTGGTGTTTTTTCGGTGTTTCAGGATCCGGACATTGATCCCGGCAACAACCTGTACGACCAATCGCAAAACGAGGCCGACAAGATTGGTGGCAAGTTCACGTTGAACCGGGACGGGCTTTTCGATGGCCGGGTCAAACTCACCGCCGGTTTCGATGTGATTCAGGACGAGACCAGCCAGATCATGGTGCTGACCCATCGGGAGTGGGTGCCGGAGACCCGGTTCCGCAATATCGCGCCTTTCCTGCAAGGGCTCTGGCGGGTCAATGACCGGCTCTCCGCCCAGGCCGGTGTTCGCTACGAGTACGCCGAGCTGGACGTGGATGATTTCACCACGCTGGCATCCTATGGCGGCGCCCGCGTTCCCGGCGGCAAACCCAGTTACGATGAAACGCTCTATAACGCCGGCCTGACTTATCAGATCACGGACGGCTGGCAGTTGTTCGCCAGCTACGCGGAAGGCTTCGGGTTGCCGGATGTGGGACGGGTATTGCGCGAGATCGACGATCCCGACACCGACATCGAGAAGTTCCTGGACCTGCGCCCCATCATTACCGAAAACCGGGAGATCGGGTTGCGGTTTCACCAGCATCCAGTGGACTTCGAGGTCAGCTATTACCAATCCGATTCCGATCTGGGGCAGCGTCTTGAACAGAATCCCGATGGCTTCACCAAGGTGCGCCGAGAGAAGACCGAGATTGACGGCCTGGAAGCCAGTGTCGGCTGGCAGGTTCTGGAAAAACACCGCCTCGGTGCCAGCTACGCCAAAGTTCGTGGCCGTTATGACAGCAACGAGGACGGGCATGTGGACACCAAACTGGATGGCCGCAATGTGGCGCCGGATCGCCTGACGTTGCGGTGGCAGGCCAACTGGACCGGCAAGCTGCGCTCCCAGATCCAGGGTACCCATTACTTCAGCCGCCATTTCGATGAGCCGGAGAAGCGTTTCGAGGGCTACAACCTGGTGGATCTGTCCGTGATCTACCAATTACCGAAAGGGCAGTTGAGCGGGGGGGTGGAGAATCTGTTCAACGAGGATTATTTCACCTACTACTCGCAATCCGGAACCACCACCGATACCCAGTATTTCAAGGGACGTGGTCGGGTTGTGACGGTGGGGTACAGTCTGAATTTCTAG
- a CDS encoding YiiX/YebB-like N1pC/P60 family cysteine hydrolase, whose translation MGVRWWLGRCLVRYLARARPHLSLAPATGLQQLADTVQVGDVLLVEGTSRFSSAVKYLTQSTWSHAALVVATGPSPQHCRLIEADLEQGVREVPLDHYRGFHTRICRSVGLTAEDLARVVSYARGRVGYRYDLRNIIDLARYLIQTPPAPSRWRRRMLALGSGDPTRAICSTLIAQAFQTVRYPILPTIEWEDQCDPAQRGYCREILHIRHYSLFAPRDFDISPYFQVIKPSLRGFDPYRVNWSPESTTAVSDH comes from the coding sequence ATGGGTGTTCGCTGGTGGTTAGGCCGCTGTCTGGTGCGTTATCTGGCTCGCGCCCGGCCGCATCTGTCGCTGGCCCCCGCCACCGGGCTCCAACAGCTGGCGGACACGGTGCAAGTGGGTGACGTCCTGTTGGTGGAAGGCACCAGCCGTTTCAGCTCGGCGGTAAAATATCTGACCCAGTCCACCTGGTCCCACGCCGCTCTGGTGGTCGCCACCGGCCCGTCACCGCAACATTGCCGCCTGATCGAAGCGGATCTGGAACAGGGTGTGCGCGAGGTCCCGCTTGATCACTACCGTGGCTTTCACACCCGCATCTGCCGAAGCGTGGGGCTCACCGCCGAAGACCTGGCGCGGGTGGTGAGCTACGCCCGTGGGCGGGTGGGATACCGCTATGATTTGCGCAATATCATCGATCTGGCCCGCTACCTGATCCAGACACCGCCCGCTCCCAGCCGCTGGCGTCGACGCATGCTGGCGCTGGGCAGCGGCGATCCCACCCGCGCCATCTGCTCCACGCTGATCGCCCAGGCGTTTCAGACGGTCCGCTATCCGATCCTGCCCACGATTGAGTGGGAAGATCAGTGCGACCCGGCCCAGCGAGGCTACTGCCGGGAAATCCTGCATATTCGACACTACAGTCTGTTCGCGCCAAGAGACTTCGACATTTCGCCGTATTTTCAGGTGATCAAACCGTCGCTGCGGGGTTTCGATCCCTATCGGGTCAACTGGTCACCGGAAAGCACAACGGCGGTATCGGACCACTGA
- a CDS encoding helix-turn-helix transcriptional regulator, whose product MSREQELVLRRCWPDLLYRGWKWVEWGRSQLWGSTTIRFMSNTVREHIHRIWDRLADFPEPLLGTDGLRYLLESISELIGADHGYWLSCFLLGHLDADRDPMLGWRPGPMFFYKEMPDDKSVVKNNMDKLEAGEYPVDESTRNHVRQAGRFRATLMRDHVSADFFSGPHYRHYYQRRNITDTLFVAAPVNADTEVYFCFNRVGSEQPFSKAELEVAAETLRSLGWFHKKVLLGHGLLIARQPLTPTEKKVMHHLLTGLAEKQIAEKLNQKTDTTHKHVGSIYRKFNVRSRAALTALWLGQRN is encoded by the coding sequence TTGAGTCGTGAGCAGGAGCTTGTTCTCCGGCGATGCTGGCCGGATTTGCTGTATCGTGGCTGGAAATGGGTAGAATGGGGAAGAAGCCAACTCTGGGGATCAACAACAATTCGCTTCATGTCCAATACCGTTCGCGAGCACATTCATCGTATTTGGGATCGACTGGCCGATTTTCCCGAGCCACTGCTGGGAACGGATGGGCTGCGTTACCTGCTGGAATCCATCAGCGAGCTGATCGGTGCCGATCACGGCTATTGGCTCAGCTGTTTCCTGCTTGGTCATTTGGACGCCGACAGGGATCCCATGCTGGGCTGGCGGCCTGGCCCCATGTTTTTCTACAAGGAAATGCCCGACGACAAGTCGGTGGTGAAGAACAACATGGATAAGCTCGAGGCGGGAGAATACCCGGTGGATGAAAGTACGCGTAATCATGTGCGCCAGGCCGGGCGTTTTCGCGCCACGCTGATGCGGGATCACGTCTCGGCGGATTTCTTCAGCGGGCCGCACTACCGGCATTATTATCAACGTCGCAACATCACCGACACTCTCTTCGTGGCGGCGCCGGTCAATGCCGATACCGAAGTCTATTTTTGCTTCAACCGGGTCGGCAGTGAGCAACCGTTTAGCAAAGCCGAGCTGGAGGTGGCCGCGGAAACGTTGCGCAGCCTGGGCTGGTTTCACAAAAAAGTGCTGCTCGGCCATGGCCTGCTGATTGCCCGCCAGCCACTCACGCCCACTGAAAAGAAGGTGATGCATCATCTGTTGACCGGTCTGGCGGAAAAGCAGATCGCGGAAAAACTGAACCAGAAAACGGACACCACCCATAAGCATGTCGGCAGTATCTACCGTAAATTCAATGTCAGGAGCCGTGCTGCCCTAACGGCTCTCTGGCTGGGCCAGCGGAACTGA
- a CDS encoding HvfX family Cu-binding RiPP maturation protein: MSLPALAGSRVQALLDRARSLDFLAPLALRLYLAPVFFSAGLNKLTAFDATVAWFGNPDWGLGLPFPWLLAFMATATELIGGVLLLLGLATRLISVPLMATMLVAIFAVHWPNGWFAIAPSNAETSMARPLAALGIPAAEASLENSSGVNERLAQARGLLQEHGHYDWLTEKGTFVVLNNGIEFAATYLLMLMVLFFHGAGRFLSLDYWVSRFLTASGQSTSVPLAQPESR, from the coding sequence ATGTCTCTCCCCGCTCTCGCAGGCTCTCGCGTTCAGGCGCTGCTCGATCGCGCCCGTTCCCTGGACTTTCTGGCGCCGCTGGCGCTGCGGCTGTACCTGGCGCCGGTATTTTTCAGCGCCGGTCTCAACAAGCTGACCGCCTTCGACGCCACCGTCGCCTGGTTCGGTAACCCGGATTGGGGCCTGGGCCTTCCCTTTCCCTGGCTGCTGGCATTCATGGCCACCGCCACCGAATTGATCGGCGGCGTTCTGCTGCTTCTCGGCCTGGCCACCCGCCTGATCAGCGTGCCCTTGATGGCCACCATGCTGGTCGCCATCTTCGCCGTGCATTGGCCCAACGGCTGGTTCGCCATCGCCCCTTCCAATGCGGAAACCAGCATGGCGCGGCCGCTGGCGGCGCTGGGCATCCCCGCCGCCGAAGCAAGCCTTGAGAACAGCTCTGGCGTCAACGAGCGGTTGGCGCAAGCCCGCGGTCTGTTGCAAGAACATGGACACTACGACTGGTTAACGGAGAAGGGCACTTTCGTGGTGCTCAATAACGGCATCGAGTTCGCCGCCACTTACCTGCTCATGTTGATGGTCTTGTTCTTTCATGGCGCGGGCCGCTTTCTGAGCCTGGATTACTGGGTGTCCCGTTTTCTGACGGCATCGGGGCAGAGCACCTCAGTTCCGCTGGCCCAGCCAGAGAGCCGTTAG
- a CDS encoding anti-sigma factor family protein codes for MLKCKEVVQRADALIDGTPLSFGERLALRTHLMICRHCRRYVRQLDALTEHLRQQAPVAPLDDGEVDTILARLPPPPS; via the coding sequence ATGCTGAAATGCAAAGAGGTAGTACAACGCGCCGACGCTCTTATCGATGGCACGCCGCTGAGCTTTGGCGAACGCCTCGCCCTGCGCACCCATCTTATGATCTGCCGCCATTGCCGCCGCTATGTACGGCAATTGGACGCGCTCACCGAACATCTGCGCCAACAGGCTCCGGTTGCGCCGTTGGACGATGGCGAGGTGGACACTATCCTGGCCCGGTTGCCGCCCCCGCCTTCCTGA
- a CDS encoding RNA polymerase sigma factor, whose protein sequence is MSESQLETPDFVERLRGGDRAAFALLVKHYHSRLLSTARSLLQPADAEEAVQESWIAAHGALARFEGRSTVLTWLTRIVINQARMQLRRQGREIQFDPTEDAGDALAHRFRGDGHWQTPPLTWELHGPDALLTRDELKHCMEKHIDAMPDNQRLVLELRDIQGLDFDVICNILDISPSNVRVLLHRARTRLFQLVDHFQETGEC, encoded by the coding sequence ATGAGCGAATCGCAACTGGAAACCCCCGACTTCGTCGAGCGCCTGCGTGGTGGCGACCGCGCGGCCTTCGCCTTGCTGGTAAAGCACTACCATTCCCGGCTTCTCAGTACCGCCCGCAGCCTGCTGCAACCGGCGGACGCCGAGGAAGCGGTACAGGAGAGCTGGATCGCCGCCCATGGCGCCCTCGCCCGCTTCGAAGGCCGCAGTACCGTGCTCACCTGGCTCACTCGCATCGTCATCAACCAGGCACGCATGCAACTGCGCCGCCAGGGCCGCGAGATCCAGTTCGATCCCACCGAGGATGCCGGCGACGCCCTGGCCCACCGCTTTCGCGGCGACGGTCACTGGCAAACGCCGCCGCTCACCTGGGAACTGCACGGCCCGGACGCGTTACTGACCCGGGACGAATTGAAGCACTGCATGGAAAAGCATATTGATGCCATGCCGGACAATCAGCGGCTGGTATTGGAACTGCGCGATATCCAGGGCCTGGATTTCGACGTCATCTGTAACATTCTCGACATCAGCCCATCCAATGTCAGGGTACTGCTGCATCGCGCCCGCACGCGGCTGTTTCAATTGGTGGATCATTTCCAGGAGACCGGCGAATGCTGA
- the ettA gene encoding energy-dependent translational throttle protein EttA, with protein sequence MSQYIFTLDRVGKVVPPKKQILKDISLSFFPGAKIGVLGLNGSGKSTLLKIMAGVDKDFIGEARPMAGINIGYLPQEPELDPEKNVREIVEESLSEIRNAQTRLEEVYAAYAEEDADFDKLAEEQARLEAIIETADAHNLERKLDIAADALRLPPWEASVKNLSGGEKRRVALCRLLMSAPDMLLLDEPTNHLDAESVAWLERFLHEFPGTVVAVTHDRYFLDNSCEWILELDRGEGIPWKGNYSSWLEQKEQRLEQEAKSESAHRKTVEKELEWVRQNPKGRRAKNKARVSAFEELASQEFQKRNETQELYIPPGERLGEKVFEVKDVSKHFDDKMLYENLNFSVPRGAIVGIIGPNGAGKTTLFRMFAGQETPDKGEIEIGDTVDLAYVDQSREDLDGNKTVWEEVSDGLDILKIGNYEVPSRAYLGRFNFKGADQQKRVKDLSGGERNRLHLAKLLKQGANVLLLDEPTNDLDVETLRALEEALLAFPGCAIVISHDRWFLDRVATHILSFEGDAQVEWFEGSYTEYEEFKRKQLGDDALQPKRMKYKRIEV encoded by the coding sequence TCGGTCTCAACGGCTCGGGGAAATCCACCCTGTTGAAAATCATGGCCGGGGTGGACAAGGACTTCATCGGCGAAGCCCGCCCGATGGCCGGCATCAATATCGGCTACCTGCCCCAGGAGCCGGAGCTGGATCCGGAAAAGAACGTGCGCGAGATCGTTGAAGAGTCGCTGTCCGAGATCCGCAACGCCCAGACCCGGCTGGAAGAGGTGTATGCCGCCTACGCGGAAGAAGATGCCGACTTCGACAAGCTGGCCGAGGAACAGGCGCGGCTGGAAGCGATCATCGAAACCGCCGACGCCCACAATCTGGAGCGCAAACTGGACATCGCCGCCGACGCCTTGCGCCTGCCGCCCTGGGAGGCCTCGGTGAAGAACCTGTCCGGGGGCGAGAAGCGCCGGGTGGCACTGTGCCGGCTGCTGATGAGCGCCCCGGACATGCTGCTGCTGGACGAGCCCACCAACCACCTGGACGCCGAATCGGTGGCCTGGCTGGAGCGCTTCCTGCACGAATTCCCCGGCACCGTGGTGGCGGTGACCCACGATCGCTACTTCCTGGACAACTCCTGCGAATGGATCTTGGAACTGGACCGTGGCGAAGGCATCCCCTGGAAAGGCAACTATTCCTCCTGGCTGGAGCAGAAGGAACAGCGCCTGGAGCAGGAAGCCAAGAGCGAATCCGCGCACCGCAAGACGGTGGAAAAAGAACTGGAATGGGTACGGCAGAATCCAAAAGGCCGCCGCGCCAAGAACAAGGCCCGGGTGTCCGCCTTCGAGGAACTGGCCAGCCAGGAATTCCAGAAGCGCAACGAAACCCAGGAGCTGTACATCCCGCCGGGCGAGCGTCTCGGCGAAAAGGTGTTCGAAGTGAAGGACGTCAGCAAGCATTTCGATGACAAGATGCTCTACGAGAACCTGAACTTCTCGGTGCCACGCGGCGCCATCGTCGGCATCATCGGCCCCAACGGCGCTGGTAAAACCACGCTGTTCCGCATGTTCGCCGGCCAGGAGACACCAGACAAAGGCGAGATCGAGATCGGCGACACCGTGGATCTGGCCTACGTGGATCAGAGCCGCGAGGACCTGGACGGCAACAAGACCGTGTGGGAAGAGGTCTCCGACGGTCTGGACATTCTCAAGATCGGCAATTACGAAGTGCCCAGCCGCGCCTACCTGGGTCGCTTCAACTTCAAGGGCGCCGATCAGCAGAAACGGGTGAAGGACCTGTCCGGCGGCGAACGCAACCGCCTGCACCTGGCCAAGCTGCTCAAACAGGGCGCCAACGTGCTGCTGTTGGACGAACCGACCAACGACCTGGACGTGGAAACCCTGCGGGCCCTTGAGGAAGCGCTACTGGCGTTCCCCGGCTGCGCCATCGTGATCTCCCACGACCGCTGGTTCCTGGACCGGGTGGCCACCCATATCCTCTCCTTCGAAGGCGATGCCCAGGTGGAGTGGTTCGAGGGCTCGTACACCGAATACGAAGAGTTCAAGCGCAAGCAGCTGGGCGACGACGCCCTGCAACCCAAGCGCATGAAGTACAAGCGTATCGAGGTGTAA